Genomic window (Myxococcota bacterium):
CACTTCCTGCCCAGACAGCGGGCGTCGCTCGGTCTGTCTCTCAGCGCGGAGTTCTGAGCGGCGGCCGCTTTCAGCGCGCCCACCGAGCCGCTACCCTCGCCGCCATGCGCGCACTGGTCACCGGCGGAGCGGGGTTCATCGGGAGTCACGTTGCGGCGGGGCTGCTCGCCGCCGGCTGGGAGGTCGAGATCGTCGACGATCTCTCGTCCGGATCGCGCGCGAACGTGCCCGACGGCGCGGTGCTGCGCGAGCTCGACATCCGCGATGGCGCCGCGGTGACTCGCGTGGTCGGCGACTTCCGGCCGGACGTGATCGTCCACCACGCGGCGCAGGCCAGTGTCTCGGTCAGCACGCGCGAGCCGCTGCTCGACGCGCAGGTGAACGTGCTGGGCTCGCTGCACCTGCTGTCGGCCGCGGCGGCCTGCAAGGTGTCGCGCTTCGTGTTCGCGAGCACCGGCGGCGCCATCTACGGCGAGGTGCCGGAAGGACAGCGCGCCTCGCTCGCGCTGCGCCCCGCGCCCGCGAGCCCCTATGCCTGCTCGAAGTACGCGACCGAGGTGTATCTCGAGTCGTTCCGCCAGCAGCACGGCCTCGACTACACCGTGCTGCGTTACGCCAACGTCTACGGGCCGCGCCAGAGCCCGCATGGCGAGGCGGGCGTGGTGGCCATCTTCGCCAGCCGGCTGTTGCGCGGCGAGCCGGTCACGGTGTTCGCGCGCGCGAAGTCCGGAGACTCGGGCTGCGTGCGCGACT
Coding sequences:
- a CDS encoding NAD-dependent epimerase/dehydratase family protein, whose product is MRALVTGGAGFIGSHVAAGLLAAGWEVEIVDDLSSGSRANVPDGAVLRELDIRDGAAVTRVVGDFRPDVIVHHAAQASVSVSTREPLLDAQVNVLGSLHLLSAAAACKVSRFVFASTGGAIYGEVPEGQRASLALRPAPASPYACSKYATEVYLESFRQQHGLDYTVLRYANVYGPRQSPHGEAGVVAIFASRLLRGEPVTVFARAKSGDSGCVRDYVYVDDVVEWNLRAVRGAVPGRIANVASGIGTTTQALAESMKREARSASEIRFGPPRAGDLERSVLEPERDSRAPVPLAEGVRRTLDWFRSHAS